CATTGAAATCTAAGGTCAGCCACATGGATCCTATTTCACCTTTCAACTCCATTCAAAGTTAATAAGTCATACTTGTTGACTAATTGTCAGCGCTAACTCATGCATGTCTCACCACTTCTCCAGGGTCCATGCCACAGAGCACTTGGCTAAGGCTTTCACAATGCTGCAAACCAACACACCAACCCTTCTCCTTTATCCAGCCCTAGGACTAGCAGCACAAAAACACTGGTGTAGTTCATTGAATGATAGCAGGGGATAGAAACGCCTAGAACTATCTCTCTTGCTCCAGTTCAGAGAATTTTTTACCAAAATCTTTCAAGGGAGCAAATGCCCTCTCAAGACGCATCGCCCCACTTACAAGTGGCCAATGGAGAACTTaaccccaaaaataaataaataaattctaagGTAATAATTGTGCAGGGTGAACTCCGAGCAACAATTAACGTATTTGGGCCCCTTGCATCTCAAGGAAAGGGTGTGTGTCCATCTCTTCTACAGCCCAACTGACAAATTCACAATAATAGCACATcattaacttttttttcccaCTCAATAAttaaaactatatatatatatatatatattcccagTTTAGTTAATCCTGGGGTTCCGCCTCCAAATTAACTAAATCCAATGATACTTGTTCAACCACCCTCTGCGAGAACATTATGTCAAATTGGTCAAGCAAATGCTCTTCCATGAAGCTATACAGAGTTCCAACTACGAAATTGATCAAGAGTTCAACACGTTGAGAAAATCCGCATCTATAATATTACTGAATTTCACACACAGGGCTGAAATAGCAAGATAATACAAAATGTCATGTAGACGTGACAGTTCACCCATATTGGGTAGTCTGCTCCCATTCTGTCAGTAAAAACTCCTCCTTTGCGGGgacaaaaatcctctgcaattcccaTCTGGtgcaattctgtgaaatacccATTTCAGTGATTGACACGTGTCACATACCAAATGAACGGTCCAGATGTTATTCAACTTATAAAACCAATTTGAACCGAATCAGTGAAGAACCAATTTGAACCAAACCGTATCACAACAAACCGGTACATTTGAAATAAAAGGTGAAagttttccctctctcctctttcgactctctctctttccctctctcctcttacgactctccctctctgttATGGGGTTTGATTCTACCCTAACCCTCtgtcgactctccctctcgctcgcgactctctccctctcgctcGACTCTTCCTCACTTGACtcctctcgctctctctctctctgtttctcgcTCGACTCGCTCTCTCCTTCTGGTACGAAGCGCTTGCAAAGAAGGTATGAAATACACaaagccttctctctctctttttatttttttcttttatgttaatgttaatgtctctgcaaagggccttctctctcttttatttgtttgatgtCTCTCTGTTCCTCGCTCGACTCGCTATCTCtgagattgaaatttttttgaagtatttacaTTGTACTTTGCACAAAGTTGCTCTGTGGTTTTGAATGCTGAAATATTAGGTTTtctgttcaataaaatttcaattttaaaatttttatttgtttggtgTCTCTCTGTCTTTGTTTCTTGATCGGTTCGCTatctctgaaattgaaatttttttgaagtatttacaTTGTACTATGAACCGGGTTTTTCTGTGGTTTTTAATGCTGCAAATATTAGGGGGAAGGCTTGTTCTTAGCCACTTATCAGTGACATATGACTGAAGATGGGAATGCAGATTTAGGGTCTGAtttgaaaatcattatttttatttgctcATTGTCTCTGTCAaacctaagagatttgctgTCTTTGTCCTTGTTTTGTCTAGTATGGAGAATGTTTGCATGAATGATGCGAGTGAACCTGAGTTTGGGATGTTATTCAACTCAGAACAGGATGCATACGATTATTACAATAGTTATGGACGGGAAATGGGGTTTAGTGTTAGGAGACACTTTGTGAATAAAAGCAAGAAAGACAACACGACTATAACATCTAGGGGATTTGTCTGTTCAAAAGCTGGTTGTCGGTTGAGTGACAAGCGAGACATCAATATTGTTAACCCTCGAGCTGAGACAAGAACAAATTGCGAGGCACGAATGAACATATATTTGGTTGATGAGGGAAAATACAAGTGCCGTGACTTTGTGAGAGAACATAATCATGAGCTTCATACTACATCAACAGTTCATATGATGCGTTCACAAAGGAATATGTTAGACATACATAggtatgaaattgatttggcaGATGACTCGGGAATCAGGCCTAGATCCACAGTTGAGTTGATGGGTAGGCATGCTGGTGGGATTGAAAACCTAAGTTATATGACTCAAGATGTTAGGAATTATCTTCGCACTAAAAGACAACGTGCCTTAACATATGGTGAAGCAGGTAGTTTGATGAAGTACTTTGTTACCCAAACTAGGAACAACCCATCTTTCACATACTCATTTCAGCTGGATAGTGAAGAACAAATAACTAACATATTTGGGATGGGAAAAGGATGGCAGTCCCAGGTAGCAGGTATTCATTGAGGGACCAACCTGGAAATACTCCTACAAAACCATCAGCTTTCTCAATCAACTCATCTACGGGGAGAGTGGCAAGTTCACCCTTTTTGTCACCAAGCAGTGAAGAGGAAGGATACATGTTACTTCCCATTCCAAGCCTTCACCCATCAATTGATGGACAACAATAAAATGAATAATCCAATGTGGTACCCTGTCATGTAGGTAGTGCTGATTTTTTGCATGCTAACTTTTTTTCAACTAACATAAAATAATGTTCAGGAGAACTTGTGAGTTCTAACATGTGAAACCCAATTGCTTCTGTTTGTTGTTGAAAGCAATTGGATGAGTTGCAGGTTATTGTGGGCTTCGTGCAGGCTGCAAAGAGACTGAAGACAGTCTGCAACTGACCTTGATAGAGATGAAAAACTTTGTATTTCGATTTCGGCACTAACAAATTCTGGTATCATTTGTTCACCTCCCTCAGTCTGTAGTAATGTCCTGTAACAT
Above is a genomic segment from Macadamia integrifolia cultivar HAES 741 unplaced genomic scaffold, SCU_Mint_v3 scaffold3134, whole genome shotgun sequence containing:
- the LOC122067806 gene encoding protein FAR1-RELATED SEQUENCE 5-like; amino-acid sequence: MENVCMNDASEPEFGMLFNSEQDAYDYYNSYGREMGFSVRRHFVNKSKKDNTTITSRGFVCSKAGCRLSDKRDINIVNPRAETRTNCEARMNIYLVDEGKYKCRDFVREHNHELHTTSTVHMMRSQRNMLDIHRYEIDLADDSGIRPRSTVELMGRHAGGIENLSYMTQDVRNYLRTKRQRALTYGEAGSLMKYFVTQTRNNPSFTYSFQLDSEEQITNIFGMGKGWQSQVAGYCGLRAGCKETEDSLQLTLIEMKNFVFRFRH